One genomic region from Panthera tigris isolate Pti1 chromosome D1, P.tigris_Pti1_mat1.1, whole genome shotgun sequence encodes:
- the RNF26 gene encoding E3 ubiquitin-protein ligase RNF26 encodes MEAVYLIVNGVGLVLDLLTLVLDLNFLLVSSLLASLAWLLAFIYNLPHTVLTSLLHLGRGVLLSLLALIEALVRFTFGGLQALCTLMYSCCSGLESLKLLGHLASHGALRSREILHRGVLNVVSSGHALLRQACDICAIAMSLVAYVINSLVNICLIGTQNLFSLMLALWDAVTGPLWRMTDVVAAFLGHISSSAVAMAILLWTPCQLALELLASAARLLASFVLVNVTGLVLLACVLAVMVTVLHPDLTLRLATRALSQLHARPSYHRLREDVVRLSRLALDLEAWRRVWSRSLQLATWPNRGGAPGAPQGGPRRAPSARTWRQDTLPETGPRSEAEEEEVGTVRATAARGRERLNEDEPVAGQDPWKLLKEQEERKKCVICQDQSKTVLLLPCRHLCLCQACTEILMRHPIYHRNCPLCRRGILQTLNVYL; translated from the coding sequence ATGGAGGCTGTGTACCTGATAGTGAATGGGGTGGGCCTTGTGCTGGACCTGCTGACCTTGGTGTTGGATCTCAACTTCCTGCTGGTGTCCTCCCTCCTGGCTTCTCTGGCCTGGCTCCTGGCCTTCATCTACAACCTGCCACACACGGTACTGACTAGTCTTCTGCACTTGGGCCGCGGAGTCCTGCTTTCACTGCTGGCCTTGATCGAAGCCTTGGTCCGGTTCACCTTTGGGGGCTTGCAGGCCTTGTGTACTCTGATGTATAGCTGCTGCTCTGGCCTGGAGAGCTTAaagctcctggggcacctggcctCTCACGGGGCACTGAGGAGCCGGGAGATACTGCACCGGGGTGTCCTCAACGTGGTCTCCAGTGGCCATGCTTTGCTGCGCCAGGCCTGTGACATCTGTGCCATTGCCATGAGCCTGGTGGCCTACGTGATCAACAGTCTGGTCAACATCTGTCTCATTGGCACTCAGAACCTTTTCTCCCTGATGCTGGCCCTGTGGGATGCCGTGACGGGGCCACTGTGGAGGATGACGGACGTTGTAGCTGCCTTCCTAGGCCACATTTCCAGCAGTGCTGTGGCCATGGCCATCCTCCTCTGGACCCCCTGCCAACTAGCACTGGAGCTCCTAGCGTCAGCTGCCCGCCTCCTGGCCAGCTTCGTGCTTGTCAATGTCACCGGCCTGGTGCTGCTGGCTTGTGTGCTGGCGGTGATGGTGACCGTGTTGCACCCGGACCTCACTCTGAGACTGGCCACCCGGGCACTCAGTCAGCTCCATGCCCGGCCATCCTACCACCGGCTGCGAGAAGATGTCGTGCGGCTATCTCGCCTGGCACTGGACTTGGAGGCCTGGCGCCGAGTCTGGAGCCGCAGCCTGCAGCTGGCCACCTGGCCGAACCGGGGAGGGGCCCCCGGGGCTCCTCAGGGTGGCCCGAGGAGGGCGCCCTCGGCCAGGACCTGGCGACAGGACACTCTTCCTGAAACAGGGCCCAGatcagaggcagaagaggaggaggtcGGGACGGTCAGAGCAACAGCTGCCCGCGGCCGGGAGAGGCTCAATGAGGATGAGCCCGTAGCTGGGCAAGACCCATGGAAGTTGCTCAAGGAGCAAGAGGAGCGGAAGAAGTGTGTCATCTGCCAGGACCAGAGCAAGACGGTGCTGCTGCTGCCCTGTCGGCACCTGTGCCTGTGCCAGGCTTGCACTGAAATCCTGATGCGCCACCCCATCTACCACCGCAACTGTCCACTCTGCCGCCGGGGCATTCTGCAGACCCTCAATGTCTACCTCTGA
- the C1QTNF5 gene encoding complement C1q tumor necrosis factor-related protein 5, protein MRPLVAVLLLGLAAGSPPLDDNKIPSLCPGHPGLPGTPGHHGSQGLPGRDGRDGRDGAPGVPGEKGEGGRPGLPGPRGEPGPRGEAGPAGATGPAGECSVPPRSAFSAKRSESRVPPPSDAPLPFDRVLVNEQGHYDATTGKFTCQVPGVYYFAVHATVYRASLQFDLVKNGESIASFFQFFGGWPKPASLSGGAMVRLEPEDQVWVQVGVGDYIGIYASIKTDSTFSGFLVYSDWHNSPVFA, encoded by the exons ATGAGGCCGCTCGTCGCCGTGCTGCTCCTGGGCCTGGCGGCCGGCTCGCCCCCGCTGGACGACAACAAGATCCCCAGCCTGTGTCCGGGGCACCCTGGCCTCCCCGGCACGCCGGGCCACCACGGCAGCCAGGGCCTGCCCGGCCGCGACGGCCGCGACGGGCGAGACGGCGCGCCCGGGGTTCCGGGAGAGAAAGGCGAGGGCGGGAGGCCAG GACTGCCGGGGCCCCGGGGGGAGCCCGGGCCGCGAGGAGAGGCGGGACCCGCGGGGGCGACCGGGCCTGCGGGCGAGTGCTCAGTACCTCCGCGCTCCGCCTTCAGCGCCAAGCGCTCGGAGAGCCGGGTGCCTCCGCCGTCGGACGCGCCCCTACCCTTCGACCGCGTGCTGGTGAACGAGCAGGGACATTACGACGCCACCACCGGCAAGTTCACCTGCCAGGTGCCCGGGGTCTACTACTTCGCGGTCCACGCCACCGTCTACCGGGCTAGCCTGCAGTTCGATCTGGTCAAGAACGGCGAGTCCATCGcctctttcttccagttttttggAGGGTGGCCCAAGCCAGCCTCGCTGTCCGGGGGCGCCATGGTGAGGCTGGAGCCAGAGGACCAGGTGTGGGTGCAGGTGGGCGTGGGTGATTACATTGGCATCTATGCCAGCATCAAGACAGACAGCACCTTCTCGGGGTTTCTGGTGTATTCTGACTGGCACAACTCCCCTGTCTTCGCTTGA
- the LOC102951895 gene encoding membrane frizzled-related protein isoform X1 has translation MLRYHPLCGGDRAEQGKGPIGPLSQDPDPCLGLAVPRGHASQAVPPLAPSPQDFPFQTEFCNPAFEPESGPPPPAFREDASCSVPAPWHGRRPRGLQPDCHFSWLCVLLLASLLLLLLGLLVAIILAQLQTTPLPGASYHPLPPQGFTTTTTTTTPTPSPATGNPKGQLKEAGMSPSPQSSCGGLLPGPRGFFSSPNYPDPYPPNAHCVWHIQVAAGHAVQLKIEALSMESVASCLFDRLEISPEPEGPLLRVCGKVPPPTLNTNASRLRVAFVSDSSVEGSGFHAWYQAVTPGNGNCAHDEFPCDQLVCLLPDSMCDGFANCADGSDEANCSTKLLGCGGNLTGLQGTFSAPSYLQRYPHQRLCTWHISVPAGRGVELQLHNFSLEAQDECELDYVAVYETGTSGALGLLGRFCGAEPPPRLISSSHQLVVLFRTDRGISSGGFSATYRALNATENPCGPGEFSCRDGGCKSLQWMCDMWRDCTDSSNGNCTSPLLPPPELACEPVQVEMCIGLSYNATAFPNIWVGMATQEEVMEVLRSYKSLTSLPCYQNFRRLLCGLLVPHCTPTGSVLPPCRSVCQEAELQCQSGLALLGTPWPFNCNRLPEAAGLEACAQP, from the exons ATGCTCAGATATCATCCTCTGTGCGGAGGCGACAGAGCTGAGCAAGGTAAGGGTCCCATAGGACCCCTCTCCCAAGACCCAGACCCCTGCCTAGGGCTGGCCGTGCCCAGAGGACACGCCAGCCAGGCAGTGCCACCACTGGCCCCCAGCCCTCAAGACTTTCCCTTTCAGACTGAGTTCTGCAATCCTGCTTTTGAGCCTGAATCAGGGCCTCCCCCACCGGCCTTCCGGGAGGATGCCAGCTGCAGCGTCCCGGCTCCCTGGCATG GTCGGCGCCCCCGAGGGCTGCAGCCAGATTGTCACTTCTCCTGGCTCTGTGTCCTCCTGCTGGCCAGCCTCCTGCTCCTGCTGCTCGGGCTTCTGGTGGCCATCATTCTAGCCC AGCTGCAGACTACACCCCTGCCCGGGGCCTCCTATCACCCACTGCCCCCCCAAGGcttcactaccaccaccaccaccaccactcccaccccctctccagcAACAGGGAACCCTAAAGGACAGCTGAAGGAGGCAGGCATGAGCCCCTCACCGCAGTCCT CCTGTGGGGGCCTCCTCCCTGGCCCAAGGGGCTTCTTCAGCAGCCCCAACTACCCAGACCCTTACCCACCCAACGCCCACTGCGTGTGGCATATCCAGGTGGCCGCAGGCCATGCAGTACAACTCAAGATTGAAGCGCTCAGCATGGAAAGCGTGGCCTCCTGTCTTTTCGATCGTTTGGAAATCTCCCCTGAGCCTGAGGGCCCCCTCCTCAG AGTGTGTGGGAAGGTGCCTCCCCCTACACTCAACACCAACGCCAGCCGCCTCCGGGTGGCCTTCGTCTCTGACAGCAGTGTGGAAGGATCTGGTTTCCATGCCTGGTACCAGGCTGTGACCCCCGGGAACG GGAACTGTGCTCATGACGAGTTCCCCTGTGACCAGCTCGTCTGCCTGCTACCTGACTCAATGTGTGACGGTTTTGCCAACTGTGCTGACGGCAGCGATGAGGCCAACTGCAGCACCAAGCTCTTGG GGTGTGGGGGGAATCTGACTGGGCTCCAGGGCACTTTCTCTGCTCCCAGCTACCTGCAGAGGTACCCTCACCAACGG CTTTGCACCTGGCATATCTCGGTGCCCGCGGGACGTGGCGTGGAATTGCAGTTGCACAACTTCAGCCTAGAAGCTCAGGACGAGTGCGAGCTGGACTACGTGGCGGTGTATGAGACCGGCACCTCAGGGGCCCTGGGCCTCCTGGGCAG GTTCTGTGGAGCGGAGCCACCACCTCGCCTCATCTCCTCCAGCCACCAGCTGGTGGTGCTCTTTAGGACAGACCGTGGCATCAGCAGTGGGGGCTTCTCTGCCACCTACAGGGCCCTCAATGCCACAGAGA ATCCCTGTGGGCCCGGAGAGTTCTCCTGCCGCGATGGAGGGTGTAAGAGTCTGCAGTGGATGTGTGACATGTGGAGAGACTGCACAGATAGCAGCAATGGCAACTGCACCAGCCCCTTGCTCCCGCCCCCAG AGCTGGCCTGTGAACCCGTCCAGGTGGAGATGTGCATCGGCCTGAGCTACAACGCCACAGCCTTCCCTAACATCTGGGTGGGCATGGCCACCCAGGAGGAAGTGATGGAGGTCCTCAGAAGTTACAAG agcctgacaagtcTACCCTGTTACCAGAACTTCCGGAGGCTCCTCTGTGGGCTGCTTGTGCCCCATTGCACCCCCACAGGCAGCGTCCTTCCCCCTTGCCGCTCTGTCTGCCAGGAGGCAGAGCTCCAGTGCCAGTCCGGCCTGGCTCTACTGGGCACCCCCTGGCCTTTCAACTGCAACAGGCTGCCTGAGGCGGCCGGCCTGGAGGCTTGTGCCCAGCCCTGA
- the LOC102951895 gene encoding membrane frizzled-related protein isoform X4, with amino-acid sequence MLRYHPLCGGDRAEQGKGPIGPLSQDPDPCLGLAVPRGHASQAVPPLAPSPQDFPFQTEFCNPAFEPESGPPPPAFREDASCSVPAPWHGRRPRGLQPDCHFSWLCVLLLASLLLLLLGLLVAIILAPCGGLLPGPRGFFSSPNYPDPYPPNAHCVWHIQVAAGHAVQLKIEALSMESVASCLFDRLEISPEPEGPLLRVCGKVPPPTLNTNASRLRVAFVSDSSVEGSGFHAWYQAVTPGNGNCAHDEFPCDQLVCLLPDSMCDGFANCADGSDEANCSTKLLGCGGNLTGLQGTFSAPSYLQRYPHQRLCTWHISVPAGRGVELQLHNFSLEAQDECELDYVAVYETGTSGALGLLGRFCGAEPPPRLISSSHQLVVLFRTDRGISSGGFSATYRALNATENPCGPGEFSCRDGGCKSLQWMCDMWRDCTDSSNGNCTSPLLPPPELACEPVQVEMCIGLSYNATAFPNIWVGMATQEEVMEVLRSYKSLTSLPCYQNFRRLLCGLLVPHCTPTGSVLPPCRSVCQEAELQCQSGLALLGTPWPFNCNRLPEAAGLEACAQP; translated from the exons ATGCTCAGATATCATCCTCTGTGCGGAGGCGACAGAGCTGAGCAAGGTAAGGGTCCCATAGGACCCCTCTCCCAAGACCCAGACCCCTGCCTAGGGCTGGCCGTGCCCAGAGGACACGCCAGCCAGGCAGTGCCACCACTGGCCCCCAGCCCTCAAGACTTTCCCTTTCAGACTGAGTTCTGCAATCCTGCTTTTGAGCCTGAATCAGGGCCTCCCCCACCGGCCTTCCGGGAGGATGCCAGCTGCAGCGTCCCGGCTCCCTGGCATG GTCGGCGCCCCCGAGGGCTGCAGCCAGATTGTCACTTCTCCTGGCTCTGTGTCCTCCTGCTGGCCAGCCTCCTGCTCCTGCTGCTCGGGCTTCTGGTGGCCATCATTCTAGCCC CCTGTGGGGGCCTCCTCCCTGGCCCAAGGGGCTTCTTCAGCAGCCCCAACTACCCAGACCCTTACCCACCCAACGCCCACTGCGTGTGGCATATCCAGGTGGCCGCAGGCCATGCAGTACAACTCAAGATTGAAGCGCTCAGCATGGAAAGCGTGGCCTCCTGTCTTTTCGATCGTTTGGAAATCTCCCCTGAGCCTGAGGGCCCCCTCCTCAG AGTGTGTGGGAAGGTGCCTCCCCCTACACTCAACACCAACGCCAGCCGCCTCCGGGTGGCCTTCGTCTCTGACAGCAGTGTGGAAGGATCTGGTTTCCATGCCTGGTACCAGGCTGTGACCCCCGGGAACG GGAACTGTGCTCATGACGAGTTCCCCTGTGACCAGCTCGTCTGCCTGCTACCTGACTCAATGTGTGACGGTTTTGCCAACTGTGCTGACGGCAGCGATGAGGCCAACTGCAGCACCAAGCTCTTGG GGTGTGGGGGGAATCTGACTGGGCTCCAGGGCACTTTCTCTGCTCCCAGCTACCTGCAGAGGTACCCTCACCAACGG CTTTGCACCTGGCATATCTCGGTGCCCGCGGGACGTGGCGTGGAATTGCAGTTGCACAACTTCAGCCTAGAAGCTCAGGACGAGTGCGAGCTGGACTACGTGGCGGTGTATGAGACCGGCACCTCAGGGGCCCTGGGCCTCCTGGGCAG GTTCTGTGGAGCGGAGCCACCACCTCGCCTCATCTCCTCCAGCCACCAGCTGGTGGTGCTCTTTAGGACAGACCGTGGCATCAGCAGTGGGGGCTTCTCTGCCACCTACAGGGCCCTCAATGCCACAGAGA ATCCCTGTGGGCCCGGAGAGTTCTCCTGCCGCGATGGAGGGTGTAAGAGTCTGCAGTGGATGTGTGACATGTGGAGAGACTGCACAGATAGCAGCAATGGCAACTGCACCAGCCCCTTGCTCCCGCCCCCAG AGCTGGCCTGTGAACCCGTCCAGGTGGAGATGTGCATCGGCCTGAGCTACAACGCCACAGCCTTCCCTAACATCTGGGTGGGCATGGCCACCCAGGAGGAAGTGATGGAGGTCCTCAGAAGTTACAAG agcctgacaagtcTACCCTGTTACCAGAACTTCCGGAGGCTCCTCTGTGGGCTGCTTGTGCCCCATTGCACCCCCACAGGCAGCGTCCTTCCCCCTTGCCGCTCTGTCTGCCAGGAGGCAGAGCTCCAGTGCCAGTCCGGCCTGGCTCTACTGGGCACCCCCTGGCCTTTCAACTGCAACAGGCTGCCTGAGGCGGCCGGCCTGGAGGCTTGTGCCCAGCCCTGA
- the LOC102951895 gene encoding membrane frizzled-related protein isoform X3, giving the protein MKECSDIILCAEATELSKTEFCNPAFEPESGPPPPAFREDASCSVPAPWHGRRPRGLQPDCHFSWLCVLLLASLLLLLLGLLVAIILAQLQTTPLPGASYHPLPPQGFTTTTTTTTPTPSPATGNPKGQLKEAGMSPSPQSSCGGLLPGPRGFFSSPNYPDPYPPNAHCVWHIQVAAGHAVQLKIEALSMESVASCLFDRLEISPEPEGPLLRVCGKVPPPTLNTNASRLRVAFVSDSSVEGSGFHAWYQAVTPGNGNCAHDEFPCDQLVCLLPDSMCDGFANCADGSDEANCSTKLLGCGGNLTGLQGTFSAPSYLQRYPHQRLCTWHISVPAGRGVELQLHNFSLEAQDECELDYVAVYETGTSGALGLLGRFCGAEPPPRLISSSHQLVVLFRTDRGISSGGFSATYRALNATENPCGPGEFSCRDGGCKSLQWMCDMWRDCTDSSNGNCTSPLLPPPELACEPVQVEMCIGLSYNATAFPNIWVGMATQEEVMEVLRSYKSLTSLPCYQNFRRLLCGLLVPHCTPTGSVLPPCRSVCQEAELQCQSGLALLGTPWPFNCNRLPEAAGLEACAQP; this is encoded by the exons ATGAAGGAATGCTCAGATATCATCCTCTGTGCGGAGGCGACAGAGCTGAGCAAG ACTGAGTTCTGCAATCCTGCTTTTGAGCCTGAATCAGGGCCTCCCCCACCGGCCTTCCGGGAGGATGCCAGCTGCAGCGTCCCGGCTCCCTGGCATG GTCGGCGCCCCCGAGGGCTGCAGCCAGATTGTCACTTCTCCTGGCTCTGTGTCCTCCTGCTGGCCAGCCTCCTGCTCCTGCTGCTCGGGCTTCTGGTGGCCATCATTCTAGCCC AGCTGCAGACTACACCCCTGCCCGGGGCCTCCTATCACCCACTGCCCCCCCAAGGcttcactaccaccaccaccaccaccactcccaccccctctccagcAACAGGGAACCCTAAAGGACAGCTGAAGGAGGCAGGCATGAGCCCCTCACCGCAGTCCT CCTGTGGGGGCCTCCTCCCTGGCCCAAGGGGCTTCTTCAGCAGCCCCAACTACCCAGACCCTTACCCACCCAACGCCCACTGCGTGTGGCATATCCAGGTGGCCGCAGGCCATGCAGTACAACTCAAGATTGAAGCGCTCAGCATGGAAAGCGTGGCCTCCTGTCTTTTCGATCGTTTGGAAATCTCCCCTGAGCCTGAGGGCCCCCTCCTCAG AGTGTGTGGGAAGGTGCCTCCCCCTACACTCAACACCAACGCCAGCCGCCTCCGGGTGGCCTTCGTCTCTGACAGCAGTGTGGAAGGATCTGGTTTCCATGCCTGGTACCAGGCTGTGACCCCCGGGAACG GGAACTGTGCTCATGACGAGTTCCCCTGTGACCAGCTCGTCTGCCTGCTACCTGACTCAATGTGTGACGGTTTTGCCAACTGTGCTGACGGCAGCGATGAGGCCAACTGCAGCACCAAGCTCTTGG GGTGTGGGGGGAATCTGACTGGGCTCCAGGGCACTTTCTCTGCTCCCAGCTACCTGCAGAGGTACCCTCACCAACGG CTTTGCACCTGGCATATCTCGGTGCCCGCGGGACGTGGCGTGGAATTGCAGTTGCACAACTTCAGCCTAGAAGCTCAGGACGAGTGCGAGCTGGACTACGTGGCGGTGTATGAGACCGGCACCTCAGGGGCCCTGGGCCTCCTGGGCAG GTTCTGTGGAGCGGAGCCACCACCTCGCCTCATCTCCTCCAGCCACCAGCTGGTGGTGCTCTTTAGGACAGACCGTGGCATCAGCAGTGGGGGCTTCTCTGCCACCTACAGGGCCCTCAATGCCACAGAGA ATCCCTGTGGGCCCGGAGAGTTCTCCTGCCGCGATGGAGGGTGTAAGAGTCTGCAGTGGATGTGTGACATGTGGAGAGACTGCACAGATAGCAGCAATGGCAACTGCACCAGCCCCTTGCTCCCGCCCCCAG AGCTGGCCTGTGAACCCGTCCAGGTGGAGATGTGCATCGGCCTGAGCTACAACGCCACAGCCTTCCCTAACATCTGGGTGGGCATGGCCACCCAGGAGGAAGTGATGGAGGTCCTCAGAAGTTACAAG agcctgacaagtcTACCCTGTTACCAGAACTTCCGGAGGCTCCTCTGTGGGCTGCTTGTGCCCCATTGCACCCCCACAGGCAGCGTCCTTCCCCCTTGCCGCTCTGTCTGCCAGGAGGCAGAGCTCCAGTGCCAGTCCGGCCTGGCTCTACTGGGCACCCCCTGGCCTTTCAACTGCAACAGGCTGCCTGAGGCGGCCGGCCTGGAGGCTTGTGCCCAGCCCTGA
- the LOC102951895 gene encoding membrane frizzled-related protein isoform X2 — translation MLRYHPLCGGDRAEQGKGPIGPLSQDPDPCLGLAVPRGHASQAVPPLAPSPQDFPFQTEFCNPAFEPESGPPPPAFREDASCSVPAPWHGRRPRGLQPDCHFSWLCVLLLASLLLLLLGLLVAIILAQLQTTPLPGASYHPLPPQGFTTTTTTTTPTPSPATGNPKGQLKEAGMSPSPQSSCGGLLPGPRGFFSSPNYPDPYPPNAHCVWHIQVAAGHAVQLKIEALSMESVASCLFDRLEISPEPEGPLLRVCGKVPPPTLNTNASRLRVAFVSDSSVEGSGFHAWYQAVTPGNGNCAHDEFPCDQLVCLLPDSMCDGFANCADGSDEANCSTKLLGCGGNLTGLQGTFSAPSYLQRYPHQREKACPCSAQSLCSTLPFCGRFCGAEPPPRLISSSHQLVVLFRTDRGISSGGFSATYRALNATENPCGPGEFSCRDGGCKSLQWMCDMWRDCTDSSNGNCTSPLLPPPELACEPVQVEMCIGLSYNATAFPNIWVGMATQEEVMEVLRSYKSLTSLPCYQNFRRLLCGLLVPHCTPTGSVLPPCRSVCQEAELQCQSGLALLGTPWPFNCNRLPEAAGLEACAQP, via the exons ATGCTCAGATATCATCCTCTGTGCGGAGGCGACAGAGCTGAGCAAGGTAAGGGTCCCATAGGACCCCTCTCCCAAGACCCAGACCCCTGCCTAGGGCTGGCCGTGCCCAGAGGACACGCCAGCCAGGCAGTGCCACCACTGGCCCCCAGCCCTCAAGACTTTCCCTTTCAGACTGAGTTCTGCAATCCTGCTTTTGAGCCTGAATCAGGGCCTCCCCCACCGGCCTTCCGGGAGGATGCCAGCTGCAGCGTCCCGGCTCCCTGGCATG GTCGGCGCCCCCGAGGGCTGCAGCCAGATTGTCACTTCTCCTGGCTCTGTGTCCTCCTGCTGGCCAGCCTCCTGCTCCTGCTGCTCGGGCTTCTGGTGGCCATCATTCTAGCCC AGCTGCAGACTACACCCCTGCCCGGGGCCTCCTATCACCCACTGCCCCCCCAAGGcttcactaccaccaccaccaccaccactcccaccccctctccagcAACAGGGAACCCTAAAGGACAGCTGAAGGAGGCAGGCATGAGCCCCTCACCGCAGTCCT CCTGTGGGGGCCTCCTCCCTGGCCCAAGGGGCTTCTTCAGCAGCCCCAACTACCCAGACCCTTACCCACCCAACGCCCACTGCGTGTGGCATATCCAGGTGGCCGCAGGCCATGCAGTACAACTCAAGATTGAAGCGCTCAGCATGGAAAGCGTGGCCTCCTGTCTTTTCGATCGTTTGGAAATCTCCCCTGAGCCTGAGGGCCCCCTCCTCAG AGTGTGTGGGAAGGTGCCTCCCCCTACACTCAACACCAACGCCAGCCGCCTCCGGGTGGCCTTCGTCTCTGACAGCAGTGTGGAAGGATCTGGTTTCCATGCCTGGTACCAGGCTGTGACCCCCGGGAACG GGAACTGTGCTCATGACGAGTTCCCCTGTGACCAGCTCGTCTGCCTGCTACCTGACTCAATGTGTGACGGTTTTGCCAACTGTGCTGACGGCAGCGATGAGGCCAACTGCAGCACCAAGCTCTTGG GGTGTGGGGGGAATCTGACTGGGCTCCAGGGCACTTTCTCTGCTCCCAGCTACCTGCAGAGGTACCCTCACCAACGG GAAAAGGCTTGTCCTTGCTCAGCCCAAAGCCTTTGCTCCACATTGCCCTTCTGCGGAAG GTTCTGTGGAGCGGAGCCACCACCTCGCCTCATCTCCTCCAGCCACCAGCTGGTGGTGCTCTTTAGGACAGACCGTGGCATCAGCAGTGGGGGCTTCTCTGCCACCTACAGGGCCCTCAATGCCACAGAGA ATCCCTGTGGGCCCGGAGAGTTCTCCTGCCGCGATGGAGGGTGTAAGAGTCTGCAGTGGATGTGTGACATGTGGAGAGACTGCACAGATAGCAGCAATGGCAACTGCACCAGCCCCTTGCTCCCGCCCCCAG AGCTGGCCTGTGAACCCGTCCAGGTGGAGATGTGCATCGGCCTGAGCTACAACGCCACAGCCTTCCCTAACATCTGGGTGGGCATGGCCACCCAGGAGGAAGTGATGGAGGTCCTCAGAAGTTACAAG agcctgacaagtcTACCCTGTTACCAGAACTTCCGGAGGCTCCTCTGTGGGCTGCTTGTGCCCCATTGCACCCCCACAGGCAGCGTCCTTCCCCCTTGCCGCTCTGTCTGCCAGGAGGCAGAGCTCCAGTGCCAGTCCGGCCTGGCTCTACTGGGCACCCCCTGGCCTTTCAACTGCAACAGGCTGCCTGAGGCGGCCGGCCTGGAGGCTTGTGCCCAGCCCTGA